The Vespula vulgaris chromosome 12, iyVesVulg1.1, whole genome shotgun sequence genome window below encodes:
- the LOC127067995 gene encoding pancreatic triacylglycerol lipase-like isoform X3, with protein sequence MVVDWSAGGNTWNYYKAAINTRTVGYQISRFLEHITNATTVASDWGTIHLIGHSLGAHICGFAAKEFKKRQSNWIIHRITGLDPAQPCFRNTDSSIHLDKTDAPFVDIIHTNGKLHSNLGLGLPEPIGHVDFYPNGGQSQPGCFESNRTYFGYLPIPQTFIQQAICSHGRSYIYLTESLLLTSTNNCSFWSHYWDLTYRNIKQIISKPCNKDVCIEMGIKAENYPHRGTFFLVTSDSSPYCVNETELSKEVKKQLKIDYIDELED encoded by the exons ATGG TCGTGGATTGGAGTGCAGGAGGTAATACATGGAATTATTATAAAGCTGCCATTAATACTAGAACAGTTGGATATCAAATTTCAag ATTTTTAGAACATATTACAAATGCAACAACAGTTGCATCTGATTGGGGTACTATACATTTAATTGGCCATAGTCTTGGAGCACATATTTGTGGCTTTGCTGCAAAAGAATTTAAGAAAAGACAAAGTAATTGGATCATACATAGAATTACTGGTCTAGATCCAGCACAACCATGTTTCAGAAATACAGATTCTTCCATTCATTTAGATAAAACAGATGCACCATTTGTTGATATAATTCATACTAATGGAAAATTGCACTCTAATCTTGGCTTAGGTTTACCAGAGCCTATTG GTCATGTAGATTTCTATCCTAATGGTGGACAAAGTCAACCAGGTTGTTTTGAATCCAACAGAACATACTTTGGCTATTTACCTATTCCTCAAACAT ttATTCAACAAGCGATATGCAGTCACGGTCgttcttatatatatcttactgAATCTCTGTTATTAACTTCTACGAATAATTGTAGTTTCTGGTCACATTATTGGGATTTgacatatagaaatataaaacaaataatatctaaacCATGTAACAAAGATGTTTGCATTGAAATGGGAATTAAAGCAGAGAATTATCCTCATCGtggaactttttttttagttacttCAGATAGTTCACCATATTGTG TTAATGAAACAGAATTATCAAAAGAAGTTAAGAAACAGTtgaaaatcgattatattGATGAACTTGAggattaa
- the LOC127067995 gene encoding pancreatic triacylglycerol lipase-like isoform X2, whose protein sequence is MLDVQFLLSSRNQPNRVQVYIGKQFGLEWTDFKIERKTIIIVHGFLSHSNEKWISEMEKAFLKWNDVNVIVVDWSAGGNTWNYYKAAINTRTVGYQISRFLEHITNATTVASDWGTIHLIGHSLGAHICGFAAKEFKKRQSNWIIHRITGLDPAQPCFRNTDSSIHLDKTDAPFVDIIHTNGKLHSNLGLGLPEPIGHVDFYPNGGQSQPGCFESNRTYFGYLPIPQTFIQQAICSHGRSYIYLTESLLLTSTNNCSFWSHYWDLTYRNIKQIISKPCNKDVCIEMGIKAENYPHRGTFFLVTSDSSPYCVNETELSKEVKKQLKIDYIDELED, encoded by the exons ATGTTAGAtgttcaatttcttttatcttcgagAAATCAGCCAAACAGAGTACAAGTGTATATTGGTAAACAGTTTGGTTTAGAATGGACAGATTTTAAAATAGAACGTAAAACTATTATAATAGTACATGGATTTTTATCTCACAGCAATGAGAAATGGATCAGTGAAATGGAAAAGGCATTTCTTAAATGG aatgaTGTTAATGTAATAGTCGTGGATTGGAGTGCAGGAGGTAATACATGGAATTATTATAAAGCTGCCATTAATACTAGAACAGTTGGATATCAAATTTCAag ATTTTTAGAACATATTACAAATGCAACAACAGTTGCATCTGATTGGGGTACTATACATTTAATTGGCCATAGTCTTGGAGCACATATTTGTGGCTTTGCTGCAAAAGAATTTAAGAAAAGACAAAGTAATTGGATCATACATAGAATTACTGGTCTAGATCCAGCACAACCATGTTTCAGAAATACAGATTCTTCCATTCATTTAGATAAAACAGATGCACCATTTGTTGATATAATTCATACTAATGGAAAATTGCACTCTAATCTTGGCTTAGGTTTACCAGAGCCTATTG GTCATGTAGATTTCTATCCTAATGGTGGACAAAGTCAACCAGGTTGTTTTGAATCCAACAGAACATACTTTGGCTATTTACCTATTCCTCAAACAT ttATTCAACAAGCGATATGCAGTCACGGTCgttcttatatatatcttactgAATCTCTGTTATTAACTTCTACGAATAATTGTAGTTTCTGGTCACATTATTGGGATTTgacatatagaaatataaaacaaataatatctaaacCATGTAACAAAGATGTTTGCATTGAAATGGGAATTAAAGCAGAGAATTATCCTCATCGtggaactttttttttagttacttCAGATAGTTCACCATATTGTG TTAATGAAACAGAATTATCAAAAGAAGTTAAGAAACAGTtgaaaatcgattatattGATGAACTTGAggattaa
- the LOC127067990 gene encoding exosome component 10 yields METTENWDDNNEIFIIDNERKKKENIEDKQVIAGFATFDDYLKEVFDAIREGIKAANNLPTGENFNYYECFPSFNKARKGDSERLLKMMQKIIKLSGVSGNIERRDIEEKFELLLEANDVFLDKAGLCMDEECGILKNPEIELVVSQTKKDVTGSWNLTSSTNSKRLLDKSKTAQAVRLLTARNIQRPQLTFKDKIDNSLKPWQPKIKDKPNSLKPLAIYLEETEDGEVFCHPYEFELNKFQPPENQLQKEEPVKYKELHETPLIMINKPEDIKILLNDLKRYQEIAVDLEHHSYRSFQGITCLMQISTGDTDYIIDTLTLRSELHELNEIFTKSTILKVFHGAEFDIQWLQRDLSIYVVNMFDTHQAAKQLNLPYLSLAYLLKRFCNIDPNKHFQLADWRIRPLPDELLKYAREDTHYLLHIKDILRNALIDSSNGKTNILKAVYDRSTEICKLTYIKPIWTEESYMDMYRKSQKLFNNKQIYALKELHKWRDMTAREEDDSTGYVLPNHMLLNIAETLPREMQGILACCNPIPPLLRQNLLKLHKIILKARDQSLIKPVKENDIRQRFVRENHAINSEAWAYSPHDIPSGTEVRADLPCLLDESNQLEIEEIPNCNINVKHNITVFDSPNSSEGEQSTSNEMEHNRKKKFIFISPFERYKRVMPMIAEQEKQDRQKQDEEEEERLNKLKIKDASSSIFKTGQKSLSDQTTSDQSSSLKKNQNFSIPLKQMPGRKRKRDSSVRDSSDERSDSNLSTPIPSLNKKIMQGVNKELLMTEDTTNEQNKQLTVQTVSYDQNLTVKPLRERKKGEKKANAKELRQKGMLPVETFDYKSVDFNNTFQGGSITNDGASQANFMQPKECKKRNKKRKKKNQNLTI; encoded by the exons ATGGAAACAACAGAAAATTGggatgataataatgagatatttataattgacaatgaaagaaaaaaaaaagaaaatatcgaagataaaCAAGTTATAGCAGGTTTTGCTACGTTCGATGATTATCTTAAGGAAGTGTTTGATGCTATTAGAGAAGGAATCAAAGCAGCAAATAATTTACCCACTGGAgagaattttaattactatGAATGTTTCCCAAGTTTTAATAAAGCAAGAAAGGGAGATTCGGAGAGGCTATTAAAAATGatgcaaaaaataattaaactatCAGGAGTGAGCGGTAATATAGAAAGACGCGATATAGAAGAGAAGTTTGAACTTTTATTGGAAGCAAATGATGTGTTTCTAGATAAGGCAGGTTTATGTATGGATGAAGAATGtggtattttaaaaaatcctGAAATAGAATTAGTTGTATCACAAACTAAGAAGGATGTTACTGGTAGTTGGAATCTAACATCATCTACAAACAGCAAACGATTATTGGACAAGTCTAAAACTGCACAAGCAGTGCGTCTCTTGACTGCACGAAATATACAAAGACCGCAATTAACTTTCAAGGATAAAATTGATAACAGTTTAAAACCTTGGCAACCTAAAATTAAAGATAAGCCAAATTCTTTAAAACCATTGGCTATTTATTTAGAAGAAACTGAAGATGGAGAAGTATTTTGTCATCCTTATGAATTTGAATTGAATAAGTTTCAACCTCCAGAAAATcaattacaaaaagaagaacctgttaaatataaagaattacATGAAACTccattaataatgataaacaaACCAGAagatatcaaaattttattaaatgatttaaaaagatatcaagAGATTGCTGTGGATTTGGAACATCATTCTTATAGAAGTTTTCAAGGTATAACTTGTTTGATGCAAATATCAACCGGTGATACTGACTACATAATTGATACATTAACATTAAGATCAGAATTACATGAGCTGAATGAGATTTTTACGAAATCTACTATTCTAAAAGTATTCCATGGAGCAGAATTTGATATTCAATGGCTTCAAAGagatctatctatatatgtagtaAACATGTTTGATACTCATCAAGCTGCTAAGCAACTAAATTTACCATATTTAAGTTTAGCTTATCTTTTGAAACGATTTTGTAACATAGATCCAAACAAACATTTTCAACTAGCTGATTGGCGTATAAGACCTTTACCTGATGAACTTTTAAAATATGCAAGAGAAGATACACATTATTTATTGcatattaaagatattttaagaaatgCATTAATTGATTCTTCAAATGGAAAGACTAACATTTTAAAAGCTGTATATGATAGAAGTACAGAGATATGTAAATTAACTTATATAAAGCCAATATGGACCGAAGAAAGttatatggatatgtatagGAAAagtcaaaaattatttaataataaacaaatttatgcTTTGAAAGAATTACATAAATGGAGAGACATGACAGCTAGAGAAGAAGACGATAGCACTGGTTATGTTTTACCAAATCATATGCTCTTAAACATAGCCGAGACATTACCACGTGAAATGCAAGGTATTTTAGCTTGCTGTAATCCAATTCCACCATTGCTTCGTCAGAATCTATTAAAACTTCATAAGATCATACTTAAAGCACGAGATCAATCTTTAATAAAAccagtaaaagaaaatgatattagaCAACGATTTGTTCGAGAAAACCATGCAATAAACTCAGAAGCTTGGGCTTATTCTCCTCATGACATACCAAGTGGTACAGAAGTTAGAGCTGATTTGCCTTGTCTGTTAGATGAATCAAATCaattagaaatagaagaaataccaaattgcaatattaatgtaaaacaTAATATTACAGTATTTGATAGCCCAAATTCATCTGAg gGTGAACAATCAACTTCTAATGAAATGGAACacaatagaaagaaaaaattcatatttattagtCCCTTTGAAAGATACAAACGTGTAATGCCTATGATAGCTgaacaagaaaaacaagataGGCAAAaacaagatgaagaagaagaagaaagattaaataaattgaaaatcaaaGATGCATCTTCATCTATATTCAAGACTGGTCAGAAATCTCTTTCTGATCAAACTACATCGGATCAAAGTTCAAGTCTTAAAAAAAACCAAAACTTCTCTATTCCACTAAAACAAATGcctggaagaaaaagaaaacgagattcATCTGTGAGAGATTCATCAGATGAAAGGTCTGATAGTAATTTGTCTACACCAATTCCATCTTTGAACAAAAAGATAATGCAAGGTGTAAACAAAGAATTACTTATGACCGAAGATACAACGAATGAACAGAATAAACAATTAACTGTACAAACCGTTTCATATGATCAAAATTTAACTGTTAAACCTTTAAG ggaacgtaaaaaaggagagaaaaaagcaaatgCAAAAGAATTAAGACAAAAAGGAATGCTTCCTGTAGAAACATTTGATTATAAATCTGTTGACTTTAATAACACTTTCCAAGGTGGTAGTATCACTAATGATGGAGCAAGTCAAGCAAACTTTATGCAACCAAAA gaatgtaagaaaagaaataaaaaacgaaagaaaaagaatcaaaatctgactatataa
- the LOC127067984 gene encoding prostaglandin E synthase 3 isoform X2: MPSILPPPPVMWAQRRDILFITICLEDCKDPVLKIEPEMLHFKGLGGTEKKMHEVTINLYKEINPDKTMKNLGGRTLELVLFKKEEGPYWPRLTKEKTKAHWLKSDFNKWKDEDDSDDEGDFEGGSHELEEMMRHMGGLGGSGDSKPNFDDLGDEVDEMDSDDEDIPDLE; the protein is encoded by the exons ATGCCTAGCAT ATTACCTCCTCCACCTGTTATGTGGGCACAAAGGAGGGATATACTCTTCATTACTATATGCTTAGAGGATTGCAAAGATCCTGTTTTAAAGATTGAGCCAGAAATGTTACATTTCAAGGGTTTGGGTgggacagaaaaaaaaatgcatgaggttacaattaatttatataaagagatCAATCCCGATAAAACAATGAAGAATTTAGGAGGTAGAACTTTAGAATTAGTGCTctttaaaaaggaagaagggccATATTGGCCAAGATTAACtaaggaaaaaacaaaggCTCATTGGTTGAAAAGTGATTTCAACAAATGGAAGGATGAAGATGATAGTGATGATGAGGGTGATTTTGAAGGTGGCAGCCATGAATTAGAAGAA ATGATGCGACACATGGGTGGCTTAGGAGGTTCAGGGGATAGTAAGCCTAACTTCGATGATCTGGGAGATGAGGTGGATGAAATGGATAGTGATGATGAAGATATACCTGATTTGGAATGA
- the LOC127067995 gene encoding pancreatic triacylglycerol lipase-like isoform X1, with protein MLLYIVLTIALNNVLIVNCNCLNNRTNSLNESLSNFTYTWINETHANFVDSTSNNKEVDCFGLGKTVATALSWFFSDKATGSKMLDVQFLLSSRNQPNRVQVYIGKQFGLEWTDFKIERKTIIIVHGFLSHSNEKWISEMEKAFLKWNDVNVIVVDWSAGGNTWNYYKAAINTRTVGYQISRFLEHITNATTVASDWGTIHLIGHSLGAHICGFAAKEFKKRQSNWIIHRITGLDPAQPCFRNTDSSIHLDKTDAPFVDIIHTNGKLHSNLGLGLPEPIGHVDFYPNGGQSQPGCFESNRTYFGYLPIPQTFIQQAICSHGRSYIYLTESLLLTSTNNCSFWSHYWDLTYRNIKQIISKPCNKDVCIEMGIKAENYPHRGTFFLVTSDSSPYCVNETELSKEVKKQLKIDYIDELED; from the exons atgttattatatatagtattgacAATTGcattaaataatgttttaatcGTAAATTGCAATTGCTTGAACAATAGAACAAATTCGTTAAATGAAagtttatcaaattttacttACACATGGATAAATGAAACTCATGCTAATTTTGTAGATTCTACATCTAATAACAAAGAAGTAGATTGTTTTGGTTTAGGAAAAACAGTTGCTACTGCTTTATCATGGTTTTTTTCTGATAAAGCTACTGGATCAAAGATGTTAGAtgttcaatttcttttatcttcgagAAATCAGCCAAACAGAGTACAAGTGTATATTGGTAAACAGTTTGGTTTAGAATGGACAGATTTTAAAATAGAACGTAAAACTATTATAATAGTACATGGATTTTTATCTCACAGCAATGAGAAATGGATCAGTGAAATGGAAAAGGCATTTCTTAAATGG aatgaTGTTAATGTAATAGTCGTGGATTGGAGTGCAGGAGGTAATACATGGAATTATTATAAAGCTGCCATTAATACTAGAACAGTTGGATATCAAATTTCAag ATTTTTAGAACATATTACAAATGCAACAACAGTTGCATCTGATTGGGGTACTATACATTTAATTGGCCATAGTCTTGGAGCACATATTTGTGGCTTTGCTGCAAAAGAATTTAAGAAAAGACAAAGTAATTGGATCATACATAGAATTACTGGTCTAGATCCAGCACAACCATGTTTCAGAAATACAGATTCTTCCATTCATTTAGATAAAACAGATGCACCATTTGTTGATATAATTCATACTAATGGAAAATTGCACTCTAATCTTGGCTTAGGTTTACCAGAGCCTATTG GTCATGTAGATTTCTATCCTAATGGTGGACAAAGTCAACCAGGTTGTTTTGAATCCAACAGAACATACTTTGGCTATTTACCTATTCCTCAAACAT ttATTCAACAAGCGATATGCAGTCACGGTCgttcttatatatatcttactgAATCTCTGTTATTAACTTCTACGAATAATTGTAGTTTCTGGTCACATTATTGGGATTTgacatatagaaatataaaacaaataatatctaaacCATGTAACAAAGATGTTTGCATTGAAATGGGAATTAAAGCAGAGAATTATCCTCATCGtggaactttttttttagttacttCAGATAGTTCACCATATTGTG TTAATGAAACAGAATTATCAAAAGAAGTTAAGAAACAGTtgaaaatcgattatattGATGAACTTGAggattaa
- the LOC127067984 gene encoding prostaglandin E synthase 3 isoform X1, which produces MTQEGQLPPPPVMWAQRRDILFITICLEDCKDPVLKIEPEMLHFKGLGGTEKKMHEVTINLYKEINPDKTMKNLGGRTLELVLFKKEEGPYWPRLTKEKTKAHWLKSDFNKWKDEDDSDDEGDFEGGSHELEEMMRHMGGLGGSGDSKPNFDDLGDEVDEMDSDDEDIPDLE; this is translated from the exons ATGACTCAGGAAGGCCA ATTACCTCCTCCACCTGTTATGTGGGCACAAAGGAGGGATATACTCTTCATTACTATATGCTTAGAGGATTGCAAAGATCCTGTTTTAAAGATTGAGCCAGAAATGTTACATTTCAAGGGTTTGGGTgggacagaaaaaaaaatgcatgaggttacaattaatttatataaagagatCAATCCCGATAAAACAATGAAGAATTTAGGAGGTAGAACTTTAGAATTAGTGCTctttaaaaaggaagaagggccATATTGGCCAAGATTAACtaaggaaaaaacaaaggCTCATTGGTTGAAAAGTGATTTCAACAAATGGAAGGATGAAGATGATAGTGATGATGAGGGTGATTTTGAAGGTGGCAGCCATGAATTAGAAGAA ATGATGCGACACATGGGTGGCTTAGGAGGTTCAGGGGATAGTAAGCCTAACTTCGATGATCTGGGAGATGAGGTGGATGAAATGGATAGTGATGATGAAGATATACCTGATTTGGAATGA
- the LOC127067989 gene encoding uncharacterized protein LOC127067989 yields MNEVRHVWTSLRSSSKSSTLNSNMSNEGNRVSTTTWYDIPAPIIIHCRDFRENEVEMINEKMEDRKCQEDNEKPMCVSSIVSNDKIHVEEALYENNMNIAIQDNSKDIQDESRLLKIISNDLKTTEETSLEDKNKIHSSSVELMATTFVKTDEHGMPTISFSFLQGDELLERNTQEIDEISMEDKNDVIEESTLDRLYDFPKKSSNINNDNETTKDNERKIEENSENVISELYDKPKALSSQKLIDVTKKSDNDIIDKEIIIEKKFIRTANRLHGSSVRSLKLRKHKKTSESDTGITSTSGCYSDPECSNDTASNVSRGRLRSEKRKLGKAWGKMRSWLRDEKSKLSEVIQRHARMQNVGAMISDPNDDHDLSFKDTKLSKGKRYASYDLTKARTQELGSITRVEEFGFSSITKETNDDHDNSSNVNRHSNSGSPNSDRIFIDDMNPEENMIVSRRNVFCKTASSDDILGNGKRSSLLPVSFSMDKLCSDTENDETCIASTELETTRDRAGKGGMIKRRMLGSIRGLMASTHLLQTTNDIHEEGGQSGFEDIRRYVKQGGDFCKELASILHERAELEATYAKGLSKLSSKLTKACSKDQSGNSNGGVNEAWRCVGEEMEAAAEAHRVWGIALGEQLAKPLRVGVAEAQGRSRKSIENSVDKALKSLQEWRNIASKTKKQSFACARENERLQDLARLQSISQSQQNNNKSSNHHMTEKEANKLEARRRKAEDSSRRADTEFYTVSVRAERARLEYESTVKKGSKQMELLEEERLSALKDLANVYLAHLQALAPRLQQSADRLSTPIRNCNVSQDVEILKNLIRRTESNDIVNAEQLLPDFYAEHITLAMNRERRKQSLVRILHLIRQDLERERRGREGLETLHRAFIKTPAFAADESTQNVTDKLHHMRSMLLYLEAARYKVGGTLAEVEGSKRNKHPLAEHILVSRDKQGLQQSVLKIPSWARNESFEIQDIDDEIDVHLVKGHETENRDWTDRTAGDGNSENPPDEEDFSDFDEFSSHSEDNNNQDVDVTVVTPKSDSTEQCRAIYHYAANLNDELSLNPGDLITVHQKQADGWWIGECKGRTGIFPATYVQVIH; encoded by the exons atgaacGAAGTGCGTCATGTCTGGACGAGCTTACGATCATCATCGAAAAGCTCGACTTTAAATTCTAATATGAGTAACGAAGGTAATCGAGTTTCAACGACGACTTGGTACGATATACCAGCACCGATAATAATACATTGTCGTGATTTCCGTGAGAACGAAGTTGAGATGATTAATGAGAAAATGGAAGATCGAAAGTGTCAAGAAGATAATGAGAAACCTATGTGTGTTTCTTCGATTGTTTCGAACGACAAAATTCATGTCGAAGAAGCTTTGTATGAAAACAATATGAATATAGCTATACAAGATAACTCGAAAGATATTCAGGATGAATCGAGATTATTGAAGATTATCTCTAACGATTTGAAAACAACCGAAGAAACTTCGttggaagataaaaataagatacacAGTAGTAGCGTTGAATTAATGGCAACGACTTTCGTGAAAACCGACGAGCATGGAATGCCAACGATAAGTTTCAGCTTTCTTCAAGGTGATGAATTACTCGAAAGGAATACTCAAGAGATAGATGAAATTTCAATGGAAGATAAAAACGATGTTATCGAGGAATCGACTCTGGATCGATTATACGATTTTCCTAAAAAATCTTCTAATAtcaataacgataacgaaacgacgaaagaCAACGAACgtaagatcgaagaaaattctgaGAATGTAATTAGCGAGTTATATGATAAACCAAAAGCATTGTCGAGTCAAAAATTAATCGACGTTACGAAAAAATCGGATAACGATATAATTGATAAGgagattattatcgaaaaaaaatttattcgtactGCGAATAGATTACATGGATCTTCCGTTAGATCCTTGAAATTGAGAAAACATAAGAAGACTTCTGAAAGTGATACCGGAATTACTTCAACGTCTGGTTGTTATTCGGATCCTGAATGCTCGAACGATACTGCGTCTAACGTATCACGTGGTCGTCTGAGATCAGAGAAACGTAAGTTGGGTAAGGCTTGGGGTAAAATGAGGAGTTGGTTAAGAGACGAGAAGAGCAAACTCAGTGAAGTTATTCAGCGACACGCTCGAATGCAAAACGTCGGTGCGATGATCAGTGACCCTAACGATGATCATGATTTATCTTTCAAGGACACCAAGTTGAGCAAGGGCAAGAGATATGCTTCTTATGATCTAACAAAAGCTCGAACTCAAGAATTAGGTTCTATCACGAGAGTCGAAGAGTTTGGTTTCTCTTCGATAACGAAGGAGACCAATGACGATCATGATAATTCATCGAACGTTAACAGACATTCGAATTCAGGCTCACCAAACTCtgatagaatttttatcgatgataTGAATCCGGAAGAAAACATGATCGTAAGCAGAAGGAATGTATTCTGTAAGACCGCTAGCTCGGATGATATCCTTGGTAATGGAAAGAGGAGTTCGCTTCTACCTGTCTCGTTCAGCATGGACAAACTCTGTTCCGATACGGAGAACGATGAGACTTGTATTGCTAGTACCGAGCTCGAAACGACAAGGGATCGCGCTGGGAAAGGCGGCATGATTAAGAGGAGAATGTTGGGGTCAATCAGAGGGTTAATGGCCTCCACTCATCTCCTACAGACGACCAACGATATTCACGAAGAG GGCGGCCAAAGTGGATTCGAAGATATTCGGAGATATGTTAAACAAGGTGGAGATTTTTGCAAAGAGTTGGCTTCGATTCTTCATGAAAG GGCTGAACTGGAAGCTACGTATGCTAAAGGGCTAAGTAAATTAAGCAGTAAATTAACTAAGGCTTGTTCCAAAGATCAAA GTGGAAACAGCAATGGAGGTGTGAACGAAGCATGGAGGTGTGTCGGAGAAGAAATGGAAGCTGCTGCTGAAGCCCACAGAGTATGGGGCATTGCGTTAGGCGAACAATTAGCAAAACCATTGAGA GTGGGTGTAGCAGAGGCTCAAGGTCGCTCGAGAAAATCAATTGAAAATTCTGTGGACAAAGCTTTAAAGTCTCTACAGGAATGGCGTAACATCGCTTCAAAGACCAAGAAGCAAAGTTTTGCTTGTgcaagagagaacgaaaggcTGCAGGATTTGGCAAGACTGCAATCTATTAGTCAAAgccaacaaaataataataaatcatctaATCATCATAtgacagaaaaagaagcgaATAAATTAGAAGCTAGGAGACGAAAAGCTGAAGATTCTTCTCGTAGGGCCGACACAGAATTTTATACGGTAAGCGTAAGAGCTGAAAGAGCTAGATTGGAATATGAAAGTACAGTAAAAAAAGGATCTAAACAAATGGAACTCCTCGAAGAAGAACGTTTGAGTGCTTTGAAGGATCTTGCCAATGTATATTTGGCACATTTGCAGGCACTTGCTCCTCGTTTACAACAA AGTGCTGATCGTTTATCGACACCGATACGAAACTGTAATGTATCTCAAGATGTGGAAATTTTGAAGAATCTTATACGTAGAACGGAAAGTAATGATATAGTCAATGCAGAACAGCTACTTCCAGATTTTTATGCAGAACATATAACGTTGGCAATGAACAGAGAACGACGAAAACAATCATTGGTTAGAATTCTGCATTTAATAAGACAAGatctagaaagagaaaggcgaGGAAGGGAAGGATTGGAAACTTTACATAGAGCTTTTATCAAGACACCTGCATTCGCGGCTGATGAAAGTACACAAAATGTTACAGACAAATTACATCat atGCGTTCTATGTTACTATATTTGGAAGCTGCAAGATACAAGGTTGGTGGGACATTAGCAGAAGTTGAAGGTAGCAAAAGGAACAAGCATCCTCTAGCAGAACACATATTAGTTTCTAGAGATAAACAAGGACTTCAGCAAAGCGTTCTCaag attCCTTCTTGGGCAAGGAATGAATCTTTTGAGATACAAGATATTGATGATGAAATAGACGTACATTTGGTAAAGGGACATGAAACTGAAAATCGAGACTGGACAGATAGGACGGCTGGTGATGGTAATTCAGAAAATCCACCAGATGAAGAAGATTTTAGCGATTTTGATGAATTCAGTAGTCATTCAGAAGATAACAATAATCAAGACGTTGACGTTACGGTTGTAACACCTAAGTCAGATAGTACGGAACAGTGCAGGGCAATATATCATTATGCTGCAAATCTTAACGACGAATTAAGTCTGAATCCTGGTGACTTAATAACTGTTCATCAAAAACAGGCAGATGGCTGGTGGATAGGTGAATGCAAAGGACGAACTGGTATATTTCCTGCTACATATGTCCAAGTAATACATTAA